From the genome of Prunus persica cultivar Lovell chromosome G8, Prunus_persica_NCBIv2, whole genome shotgun sequence:
AGGAAAGCTGAGAAGACTGTTGATATGCCTTATGAAAGTGATGCCTTTCAAGTCCCTCATGGCTATAATGCACCTCAACAAGTACATATCTCCCccatctctcttctctctagtCAGTTGTAGCTTAATGATGTGACTTATTTGTACCACATTATCTGATGACATCACCGAGTCTCGCCTCCTATACGAGTACGAGACATGATATCAATAATTGTCATATAGAGAgatatatttctcttttttgtggGCAACCCATTTTACTGTGGAAACACACAAGACCTTTTATTTACTTGAACCTTCATCTTTTTATGTGGTCTTGTTTTTCAAGATTTATGGCTTGCTTCACAcgtttgattttcttcttgatgattttgttagCTTAACTTTGTTTAATTGTATGATATGTGCGTGTTCTTGATCTAAGGTTCATATAACACAAGGAGACCACAAGGGAAAGGCCATGATTGTGTCATGGGTCACTGTGGATGAAAAAGGCTCCAGCAAAGTGCTTTTCTGGAGTGAAggtcaaaagaaaaggatggcTGAAGGCAAAGCTAAAACATATACATACCATGATTACACTTCTGGTTACATTCACCACTGTACCATCAGAAACTTAGAGGTAAATTTCAATCTGCCTTTctggttttcctcttttttttctataaataatttGCTGACTGAAATTATGaactaataatatattattttgggcaGTACAATACCAAATATTACTATGTGGTTGGAATTGGGCACACTGTGAGGCTGTTCTGGTTTGTAACTCCTCCTGAAGTTGGGCCAGATGTCCCTTACACATTTGGTCTCATGGGTAAGTATttaagcattttttttttttataaccaaAACAGAACAGTAACTTTTAGCATTGTGATCCAAAAGTAATTTCATGCTTTTGATTAATTTACAAGGCAAATTTGGCTATTTGATTACTTGTAAATTTGACTTGCCATTCGGCTCTCATTTGCAGGGGATTTGGGCCAAACCTTTGATTCAAACTTGACACTTACTCACTATGAAGAAAACCCACTTAAGGGACAAACAGTTTTGAACCTTGGAGACCTCTCTTATGCAGATAATCATCCCAATCATGACAATGTTAAGTGGGATACATTTGGAAGATTCATTGAGAGAAGTGCTGCTTATCAACCTTGGATTTGGACTGCAGGGAACCATGAGATTGATTATGCTCCAGAAATTGTAAGCATTTCTTAGCTAATCTTAAGCTCTCATTTTCCATATCTAGAGAGGTGAATTCTAGTTCCAAAATGTAATTGGAAAAGTGTTTTCTAAGAGAAGATTGGTACTTTTTGTTGCAGGGTGAATACAAACCTTTCAAGCCATACACTCACCGGTATAATGTCCCACACAAAGCATCAGGGAGCCCTGCCCCCTTTTTTTACTCAATCAAGAGAGCTTCAGCATACATCATAGTCTTGTCTTCATATACAGCTTATGGTACATTTTTTCCCCTACTGTATTTACATGACTGGCTCTCAAGGCACCTACACTACACATATATGCAGTATACGATATGAAAATTCTAGGAATGTAAAACATGCTCTTTTCTGACTGTCTAATATGTTAACTTGGCATCTGCAAATTTGTTAAAATCACCGTCAGTGAAGTAATTTGGCAATGACATAACTAGATACTTTCTGCATTTGTCAAATCAACTCATGTTTCTGCTTTCCCCCCTCAAGTTGAAATACTTAGTTATTGCTTTCATGGCATGTGAGAGATTGTTATactgtaaataaaattttgttcatcTCTGCAGATTACATCATATAAATTACTTTCACATCATATGGAAATAATATCCTTGTCATATTTTCTAATGACTTGGTTTTAAATGATTGGAGACTTTTTGCTTCCAAATTATCCTGAAAACTGAGCTGAAACTTCTTCTGTCCATGTAACATCCAATCAATTCTAACTTGTTAGTGAAATCTTCTGTACATTAATGTCTTTGTTAAATTGGCTGCTGCAAAAAGTCTCATTTAACATATCATTTCCTTGTTCTCAAGGTAAATACACTCCTCAGTACCAATGGCTTGAGCAGGAGCTACCAAAAGTTAACAGGAGTGAGACACCATGGTTGATTGTCTTACTGCATTCCCCATGGTACAACAGCTACAACTATCATTACATGGAAGGAGAGAGCATGAGAGTCATGTTTGAGTCATGGTTCGTGCAGCACAAGGTTGACGTAGTCTTTGCTGGTCATGTCCATGCCTACGAACGATCTGTAAGTGCTCAGAATAAA
Proteins encoded in this window:
- the LOC18767312 gene encoding purple acid phosphatase 2, whose translation is MGVVSLASASTSSSVASFVVLGLVLNLAVVCNGGFTSPFVRKAEKTVDMPYESDAFQVPHGYNAPQQVHITQGDHKGKAMIVSWVTVDEKGSSKVLFWSEGQKKRMAEGKAKTYTYHDYTSGYIHHCTIRNLEYNTKYYYVVGIGHTVRLFWFVTPPEVGPDVPYTFGLMGDLGQTFDSNLTLTHYEENPLKGQTVLNLGDLSYADNHPNHDNVKWDTFGRFIERSAAYQPWIWTAGNHEIDYAPEIGEYKPFKPYTHRYNVPHKASGSPAPFFYSIKRASAYIIVLSSYTAYGKYTPQYQWLEQELPKVNRSETPWLIVLLHSPWYNSYNYHYMEGESMRVMFESWFVQHKVDVVFAGHVHAYERSERVSNIAYNIENGKCSPVVKDQSAPVYITIGDGGNIEGLATNMREPQPAYSAYREASFGHAIFDIKNRTHAFYSWHRNDDGVAVKADSMWFFNRYHHPVDDSTSSQS